One Nostoc punctiforme PCC 73102 DNA window includes the following coding sequences:
- a CDS encoding glycerol-3-phosphate acyltransferase has protein sequence MFEPWGVLVILIICPLLGGLPLIAWIAYALTGKQLSQVGTRNISVSAAFYHGGKFVGILAVLSEAFKGIAAVFLTRLFFPEGSFWELIALIALVIGRYWIGRGAGTTNVVWGFVVHDPLVAIFVSFFAGISFTILQSKQAVKYGVLLLFPLFVAILHLSDIPRMLAAVALAGLMAWIYAKIPDDMNLPAQEAQTESQAMLEFLRGDVYNGLRQRAMVSLDEELDAAIVGEKAATLSQIKRWGYPVPKGWVLAPIDDPKVLTEFLQPSELSPLVVRSSAIGEDSEHSSAAGQYETVLNVTSPEALQQAIAQVQASYNHPSAVQYRRDRGLNDTAMAVLIQQQVQSVYSGVAFSRDPITQQGDAIIIEALPGSPTQIVSGKVTPEQYRAFVVETEKSSSVQLEGEGRVPQALIKQVAYLAYRLEKRYHGTPQDIEWSYDGQTLWVLQSRPITTLLPIWTRKIAAEVIPGVIHPLTWSINRPLTCGVWGEFFTIVLGDRALGLDFNETATLHYSRAYFNASLLGNIFLRMGLPPESLEFLTRGAKLSKPSLQSTWENLPGLGKLLKRELNLEKDFKQDYHQRFIPGLSQLAQENVDNLEPAKLLIRIDFILELLRHGTYYSILAPLSAALRQAIFRVKDGQIDNSVTPEVAALRSLSAIATDAKQVLLEFEPQQVFEQLKQTPEGEKILQEFDELLQDYGYLSEVGTDISVPTWRENPQMIKQMFVQLMQGNEPRSGAKDAINSIFAGKRKRSFVQRRVDIKGRVTEVYSRLLAELRWSFVALEKIWLKSGLLQKAGDIFFLNFDEVRRLVVGDDFRLIEELDKLVESRRSQFVQDSEIIQVPLLVYGNTPPHPLAPSALYSDQILQGIGASHGQAEGRVKVLRNLQDVPEIDRDTILVVPYTDSGWAPLLLRAGGLIAEVGGRLSHGAIVAREYGIPAVMDVRGATWLLQDGQRVRIDGSRGIVELSNDLRPE, from the coding sequence ATGTTTGAACCTTGGGGTGTTTTAGTTATTTTAATTATCTGCCCCCTCTTGGGCGGATTACCCCTGATTGCATGGATAGCTTACGCGCTTACGGGTAAGCAATTATCACAAGTTGGTACACGAAACATTAGTGTATCAGCTGCCTTTTATCACGGTGGTAAGTTTGTCGGAATTCTGGCAGTCTTGTCAGAAGCTTTTAAAGGAATTGCGGCAGTTTTCCTCACCCGTCTTTTCTTCCCAGAGGGATCGTTTTGGGAATTGATTGCCCTGATCGCTCTGGTAATTGGTAGATACTGGATAGGCAGAGGAGCAGGTACAACAAATGTCGTCTGGGGTTTTGTCGTACACGATCCCCTGGTGGCAATATTTGTCTCTTTCTTTGCAGGTATTAGCTTTACAATTCTGCAATCAAAACAGGCAGTCAAATATGGGGTTTTGCTTCTCTTTCCACTGTTTGTAGCAATTTTGCATCTAAGCGATATCCCCAGAATGCTTGCTGCTGTGGCTTTAGCTGGTTTAATGGCCTGGATTTATGCAAAAATCCCAGATGATATGAACCTACCAGCTCAAGAGGCACAAACAGAATCGCAAGCGATGTTGGAATTTTTACGGGGCGATGTCTACAACGGGCTACGCCAACGCGCGATGGTTTCTTTAGATGAAGAGTTGGATGCTGCTATTGTCGGAGAAAAGGCGGCTACATTATCCCAAATTAAACGTTGGGGCTATCCAGTCCCGAAAGGATGGGTACTAGCGCCAATCGACGATCCAAAAGTGTTGACAGAATTTCTCCAGCCATCAGAATTATCCCCCTTGGTGGTGCGTTCCTCCGCTATTGGCGAAGACTCAGAACATTCTTCCGCAGCTGGGCAGTATGAAACAGTTTTAAATGTTACTAGCCCAGAGGCATTACAGCAAGCGATCGCTCAAGTTCAAGCTTCTTACAATCATCCATCTGCTGTACAGTATCGGCGTGATCGGGGCTTAAACGATACAGCAATGGCTGTGTTGATTCAACAACAAGTCCAAAGTGTATATTCTGGCGTTGCTTTCAGCCGCGATCCCATTACTCAGCAAGGTGATGCAATCATCATTGAAGCCCTTCCAGGCAGCCCGACGCAAATCGTTTCGGGAAAAGTCACACCAGAACAATATCGCGCTTTTGTCGTTGAAACAGAAAAATCCTCCTCTGTGCAATTAGAGGGTGAAGGACGAGTTCCCCAAGCATTAATTAAGCAAGTTGCATATTTAGCTTACCGACTCGAAAAACGTTATCATGGCACTCCTCAAGATATTGAATGGAGCTACGACGGTCAAACGCTTTGGGTGTTGCAATCTCGACCAATCACCACTTTATTACCAATTTGGACGCGCAAAATCGCTGCTGAAGTGATTCCTGGAGTAATTCACCCCTTAACATGGTCAATTAATCGTCCTTTAACTTGTGGAGTTTGGGGAGAATTTTTTACTATAGTTTTAGGCGATCGCGCTTTGGGGTTAGATTTTAATGAAACGGCAACTCTTCATTACTCCAGAGCCTACTTTAATGCATCCCTCTTAGGAAACATTTTTCTCCGTATGGGATTGCCGCCAGAAAGTCTGGAATTTTTAACCAGAGGAGCTAAATTAAGTAAACCGTCCTTGCAGTCAACCTGGGAGAATTTGCCAGGACTAGGGAAGTTGCTAAAGCGGGAATTAAACTTAGAAAAAGACTTCAAGCAAGATTATCACCAACGGTTTATTCCTGGGTTGTCGCAGTTAGCGCAAGAGAATGTAGATAATTTGGAACCAGCCAAGCTGCTAATCAGAATTGACTTTATTCTAGAGTTGCTGCGCCACGGGACATATTACAGTATTTTAGCTCCCTTAAGTGCTGCCTTGCGACAAGCGATTTTTCGGGTGAAGGATGGCCAAATTGATAATAGCGTGACTCCAGAGGTGGCGGCATTGCGATCGCTCAGTGCAATAGCTACAGATGCCAAGCAAGTATTGCTTGAGTTTGAACCACAGCAGGTATTTGAGCAGTTAAAGCAAACCCCAGAGGGAGAGAAAATCCTGCAAGAATTTGACGAATTGCTTCAGGATTACGGCTATTTAAGTGAAGTGGGAACTGATATTTCCGTTCCCACTTGGCGGGAAAATCCCCAGATGATTAAGCAGATGTTTGTGCAATTAATGCAGGGGAACGAACCACGATCGGGTGCTAAAGACGCGATTAATAGCATCTTTGCTGGTAAGCGCAAACGTTCTTTTGTCCAACGGCGTGTGGATATTAAAGGGCGAGTTACCGAGGTTTATTCACGGCTGTTAGCTGAATTGCGTTGGAGTTTTGTCGCTTTAGAGAAGATTTGGTTAAAGTCAGGCTTACTCCAGAAAGCAGGAGATATCTTTTTTCTCAACTTTGATGAAGTGCGGCGTTTAGTTGTAGGTGACGATTTTAGGTTAATTGAGGAGTTAGATAAGTTAGTGGAATCGAGGCGATCGCAATTCGTTCAAGATAGTGAGATCATTCAAGTGCCACTTTTAGTTTACGGCAATACACCTCCGCACCCCTTAGCTCCTTCTGCACTCTACTCTGACCAAATTTTACAAGGGATTGGAGCCAGTCACGGGCAAGCTGAAGGCAGGGTGAAGGTGTTGCGAAATTTACAAGACGTGCCAGAGATTGACCGAGATACGATTCTGGTAGTACCTTACACAGATTCCGGCTGGGCCCCTTTGTTATTAAGGGCTGGAGGATTAATTGCCGAAGTTGGTGGACGGCTTTCTCACGGTGCGATCGTGGCTCGTGAATACGGAATTCCTGCTGTGATGGATGTTCGGGGTGCTACATGGCTTTTGCAAGATGGTCAACGGGTAAGGATTGATGGATCTAGGGGTATTGTGGAATTATCTAACGATTTAAGACCCGAATGA
- a CDS encoding DUF928 domain-containing protein: protein MKRIKPFLYFLPFSLPLGLLSALTAQVHAQSYHPNKTWQISQAFKPPQRGKPPASAGGSTRGGSCLIGKKLITPLMPPDKLGLTFAQHPTFFWYLPPFQVKTAKFVLLAEDQNVFYETSFTLPDKPGIISFKLPESSPALALGKTYHWYLTIVCNTQDSSDNPTVEGWVERTQPGSSLSEALAKANVYKLPTIYAEAGIWHEALTSLVQLRRTEPNNFKTRLDWRQFFKSVGLSAIASEPLIDCCTSKKEGHGAKAEFPTPHSLFPTQH, encoded by the coding sequence ATGAAACGGATTAAACCATTCCTATATTTTCTACCCTTTTCCTTACCTTTGGGTTTGCTTTCTGCTTTAACAGCACAGGTACATGCTCAGTCGTACCATCCCAACAAAACTTGGCAAATTAGTCAGGCATTTAAGCCACCACAGCGAGGAAAACCTCCTGCAAGTGCTGGTGGTTCTACCCGTGGCGGCTCTTGCCTAATAGGGAAAAAACTAATAACTCCCTTAATGCCTCCAGATAAATTAGGACTGACATTTGCTCAACATCCAACATTTTTCTGGTATTTACCTCCATTTCAAGTTAAAACAGCTAAGTTTGTGCTGCTAGCTGAAGACCAAAATGTATTTTATGAAACATCTTTTACGCTTCCTGATAAACCTGGAATTATTAGCTTCAAACTTCCTGAGAGTTCCCCTGCACTTGCTCTAGGTAAAACTTATCACTGGTATCTAACAATTGTTTGTAATACTCAAGACTCCAGCGACAATCCGACTGTAGAAGGTTGGGTGGAACGCACTCAACCAGGCTCATCATTGTCGGAGGCGTTAGCAAAGGCAAATGTGTACAAGTTACCCACCATCTATGCAGAAGCTGGGATTTGGCATGAAGCGCTGACTAGTTTGGTGCAGCTACGCCGGACTGAGCCGAATAATTTTAAAACGAGGTTGGATTGGAGACAATTTTTCAAGTCAGTAGGTTTGAGTGCGATCGCTTCAGAACCATTGATCGATTGTTGCACATCTAAGAAAGAAGGGCATGGGGCTAAAGCAGAATTCCCAACTCCCCACTCTCTATTCCCCACTCAGCACTAA
- the aroA gene encoding 3-phosphoshikimate 1-carboxyvinyltransferase, with protein MDTIEIPALNRPVDATVEIPGSKSLTNRALLVAALAQGDSILENALFSEDSEYFAKCLEQLGIPITLNPHLAQIQLAGRGGEIPAKQADLFVGLSGTTARFISALVALGNGEYRLDGVPRMRERPMGDMLTVLETGGATVNFEGNSGFMPYTVYSQGFAGGNFCLKANQTSQQLSALLMIAPYAQQDTIFEVEGTLVSLSYIKMTCRLMADFGVEVIQIGDNQFQIKAGQRYQAQHYTVEPDASNASYFFAAAAVTGGRVRVKHLTKQSCQGDILWLNVLEQMGCQIKDSDDYTEVTGPKQLQGIDIDMNDISDLVQTLAAIAPFASSPITIRNVEHIRYKETDRIKAVVTELRRLGVQVEEFPDRLKIEPGPITPAEIETYHDHRMAMAFAVTGLKVPGIVIKDPGCTAKTFPDYFTRFFQMLEQ; from the coding sequence GTGGATACCATTGAAATTCCTGCTCTAAATCGGCCAGTGGATGCCACGGTAGAAATTCCCGGTTCTAAAAGTCTTACCAATCGGGCGTTGCTTGTGGCTGCTTTGGCACAAGGTGACTCCATTTTAGAAAATGCCTTATTTAGTGAAGATAGCGAGTATTTTGCTAAATGTTTAGAGCAATTAGGCATTCCCATTACACTGAATCCTCATCTAGCACAGATCCAACTAGCGGGAAGAGGAGGTGAGATTCCAGCTAAACAGGCAGATTTATTTGTGGGTTTATCAGGTACTACAGCACGGTTTATTTCGGCGCTGGTGGCGCTGGGTAACGGTGAATATCGTCTAGATGGCGTTCCCAGAATGCGAGAACGACCGATGGGTGACATGCTGACGGTGCTGGAAACGGGTGGAGCAACTGTTAACTTTGAGGGAAACTCTGGGTTTATGCCCTACACCGTCTATAGCCAGGGATTCGCTGGCGGAAATTTTTGCTTAAAAGCGAACCAAACAAGTCAGCAACTTTCGGCATTGTTGATGATTGCGCCTTACGCTCAACAGGATACGATTTTTGAGGTTGAGGGTACACTGGTTTCTCTGTCTTACATCAAAATGACCTGTCGTCTGATGGCAGATTTTGGCGTAGAGGTAATTCAAATTGGCGATAATCAATTTCAGATCAAAGCGGGTCAACGTTACCAAGCTCAACATTATACAGTAGAACCCGATGCGTCAAATGCTTCTTACTTTTTTGCCGCCGCCGCTGTCACGGGGGGACGGGTGCGCGTCAAACATTTGACTAAACAATCGTGTCAGGGTGATATTCTGTGGCTGAATGTTTTAGAACAGATGGGTTGCCAAATTAAGGATTCGGATGATTACACCGAAGTGACGGGGCCGAAGCAATTGCAAGGCATCGACATTGATATGAATGATATCTCGGATTTGGTGCAAACATTAGCTGCGATCGCACCCTTTGCCAGTTCACCGATTACCATTCGTAACGTGGAACATATTCGCTATAAGGAAACTGACCGAATTAAAGCTGTTGTCACAGAGTTGCGTCGGCTAGGGGTTCAGGTTGAAGAATTTCCAGATAGACTAAAAATTGAGCCTGGCCCCATTACCCCGGCGGAGATTGAAACCTATCACGATCATCGAATGGCGATGGCTTTTGCTGTCACTGGCTTGAAGGTTCCAGGAATTGTAATTAAAGATCCTGGTTGTACAGCAAAAACTTTTCCAGATTACTTTACCAGATTCTTTCAAATGTTAGAACAATAA
- a CDS encoding helix-turn-helix domain-containing protein: MTLLNQAQVEQLKEITTHLRQVRQEKSIRIEEIAAQTLIRAGVLHALEEERFEELPEPIFLQGFIRRYADALGLDGNALSHTLISNPVVRQDPKNDRKNSDNKPNTYIPLVVTYILLLVAASAGLLHILNPPQITSESLTPEVNNEQSIVSKTNKLTEK; this comes from the coding sequence GTGACGCTCTTAAACCAAGCTCAAGTAGAGCAGCTAAAGGAAATAACTACACATTTACGACAAGTAAGACAAGAAAAATCCATACGCATAGAAGAAATTGCTGCTCAAACACTGATTAGAGCAGGTGTTTTGCACGCTTTAGAAGAAGAAAGATTTGAAGAATTACCTGAGCCTATTTTTCTTCAAGGCTTCATCCGTCGCTATGCAGATGCTTTAGGACTGGATGGAAATGCTTTATCACATACTCTTATAAGCAATCCAGTAGTCCGCCAAGACCCCAAGAACGATCGTAAAAATTCTGACAACAAACCAAATACATACATACCTCTTGTCGTTACCTACATTCTGTTATTGGTCGCTGCATCTGCTGGTCTTTTACATATACTTAATCCACCACAAATCACATCTGAATCTCTGACTCCAGAAGTAAATAATGAACAGTCAATAGTCAGCAAAACTAACAAATTGACAGAAAAGTAA
- a CDS encoding cupin domain-containing protein, translated as MITNSLKDLPEESVSHNPEIKKKVMLRFGDLPHLTNFSQARFAPGQTAPGHAHQDMCEVFFVEAGSGVIHIDGTEYPLLPGNCVAIEVGEVHEVVNSGSTELVLTYFGLRVEKSA; from the coding sequence ATGATTACCAATTCTCTGAAAGACTTACCAGAAGAATCTGTCTCTCACAATCCCGAAATCAAGAAAAAGGTGATGTTACGCTTCGGCGATTTGCCTCACCTAACTAACTTTTCTCAAGCGCGTTTTGCTCCCGGACAAACCGCACCAGGACACGCACATCAAGATATGTGCGAAGTATTCTTTGTGGAAGCTGGTTCAGGAGTAATTCATATTGATGGTACAGAATACCCCCTGCTTCCAGGGAATTGCGTGGCGATAGAAGTGGGAGAAGTACATGAAGTTGTCAATAGTGGCTCAACTGAGCTTGTTTTGACCTACTTTGGTTTGCGTGTGGAAAAATCAGCGTAA
- a CDS encoding CHASE2 domain-containing protein, which yields MWAKLKSQIWQWRGVLLAVPNITALVIALRLTGLLQLLELAALDQFFLLRPQESPDTRIVIVEINEADVRKQGQWPMSDGKLASLLEKIKQQQPRAIGLDIYRDLPVNPGHEALLKVFKSTPNLIGVQKVSDTVDSSAVDSSPELKRLAQIGSNDLPIDGDGKIRRALLYVNLKNDEILESFGLKLALLYLKPEGITAKPAATNSNYLQLKQGVFPIFEANDGGYVRADAGSYQVLLNYRGRIQQFTKVSLGEVQDKPIPPNLMRGKVVLIGATAESLKDLFYTPYSSNVLTDPERMAGITIHANLISQILSTAMDDRSSIECLPEPLEWLSILIWSIIGASLCWLQRHSSNQKTLMAVSVLLAGGGLIGGSFLAFLAGWWIPVVPSLLAFAGSAIALTQYIAQSATEMRKTLGRYLTDEIVSNILETPSGLKLGGERRKVTVLVSDLRGFSAISEQLPPEEVVKILNLYLGTMTDVINQYKGTINEFMGDGIFVIFGAPISRIDDSQRAIACAIAMQLAMQQVNEKNQQMNFPILEMGIGMNTGEAVAGNVGSQKRAQYTVIGSHVNLAARIESYTVGGQILVSENTCKDANIDLQIAGQLQIEPKGMRHPVTICEIRGIGGKYNLFLPDDDDEMIVLNQEVPVKYTILQGKYAVGKVFLGALISLSEKGAQLRSLDSLEILSNLKLKLLIEAEMPTEEEHIYAKVIQQSNVDEHLFLLRFTAVPPKAIAILNALRQPESS from the coding sequence ATGTGGGCAAAGCTGAAATCGCAAATCTGGCAATGGCGTGGTGTTTTACTTGCTGTTCCTAATATTACAGCCCTGGTGATTGCACTACGCTTGACTGGATTATTGCAATTGTTGGAATTGGCAGCACTAGATCAATTTTTTCTCCTTCGTCCACAAGAATCGCCTGATACCCGCATCGTCATAGTTGAAATTAATGAGGCAGATGTCCGCAAGCAGGGACAGTGGCCTATGTCTGATGGAAAACTTGCCAGTTTGTTAGAAAAAATCAAACAGCAACAACCCAGAGCGATTGGTTTAGATATTTATCGTGATTTACCCGTCAATCCTGGTCATGAAGCTTTACTTAAGGTCTTTAAATCTACTCCAAATTTGATTGGAGTCCAAAAAGTCTCTGATACTGTTGATAGTTCGGCAGTTGATTCGTCTCCAGAACTAAAGCGACTCGCTCAAATTGGGTCAAATGATTTACCCATAGATGGGGATGGCAAAATTCGGCGAGCATTATTATATGTAAATTTAAAAAATGACGAGATTCTCGAAAGCTTTGGGTTAAAACTGGCATTGTTGTACTTAAAGCCTGAAGGGATTACCGCCAAGCCAGCAGCAACTAACTCTAATTATTTGCAGTTAAAGCAGGGTGTTTTCCCTATTTTTGAAGCTAATGATGGGGGTTATGTCCGAGCAGATGCGGGAAGTTACCAAGTTCTGTTGAACTACCGAGGACGGATACAACAGTTTACTAAAGTTTCTCTGGGCGAAGTTCAAGATAAACCCATCCCACCAAACTTAATGCGGGGTAAGGTGGTGTTAATTGGTGCTACTGCTGAGAGTTTGAAGGATCTATTCTATACGCCTTATAGCAGTAATGTCTTGACTGATCCAGAACGAATGGCGGGTATAACAATTCATGCTAATTTGATTAGTCAAATTTTAAGTACGGCAATGGACGATCGTTCATCGATTGAGTGTTTACCTGAGCCGCTAGAATGGCTATCAATTTTAATTTGGTCAATTATTGGCGCTAGCTTGTGTTGGTTACAACGCCACAGTAGCAACCAGAAAACCCTTATGGCTGTTAGTGTTTTGCTAGCAGGTGGCGGTTTAATTGGTGGTAGTTTTCTTGCGTTTTTGGCTGGTTGGTGGATTCCCGTTGTCCCTTCATTGCTGGCATTTGCTGGTTCTGCGATCGCACTTACTCAGTATATTGCTCAAAGCGCTACCGAGATGCGAAAAACTCTCGGCCGCTATCTAACTGATGAAATCGTCTCTAATATCCTAGAAACTCCTTCTGGGTTAAAGCTAGGGGGAGAACGGAGAAAAGTTACGGTTTTAGTGTCTGATTTAAGAGGATTTTCGGCTATTTCCGAACAATTGCCACCTGAAGAAGTAGTAAAGATTTTGAATCTTTATTTGGGAACAATGACAGATGTGATTAATCAATATAAAGGCACGATTAATGAGTTTATGGGTGATGGCATTTTTGTGATATTTGGTGCGCCAATTAGCCGCATAGATGATTCCCAAAGAGCGATCGCTTGTGCTATTGCTATGCAATTGGCAATGCAGCAAGTAAACGAAAAAAATCAACAAATGAATTTCCCAATCCTCGAAATGGGAATTGGGATGAATACAGGGGAAGCCGTAGCAGGAAATGTAGGTTCTCAAAAACGCGCTCAATATACAGTTATTGGCAGTCATGTTAATTTGGCTGCTCGAATTGAATCTTATACAGTGGGAGGACAGATTTTAGTTTCTGAAAATACCTGTAAAGATGCCAATATTGACCTCCAAATTGCTGGGCAATTACAAATAGAACCCAAAGGGATGAGACACCCTGTGACAATTTGTGAAATTCGTGGCATTGGCGGTAAATATAATTTATTCTTGCCTGATGATGATGATGAAATGATCGTTCTCAATCAAGAAGTACCTGTAAAATACACCATTTTACAGGGAAAATATGCAGTGGGCAAAGTATTTCTGGGAGCATTGATTAGCCTATCTGAAAAAGGGGCGCAATTGCGATCGTTAGATTCTTTAGAAATATTGAGTAATCTCAAACTCAAGCTATTGATTGAAGCAGAAATGCCTACAGAAGAAGAACATATCTATGCCAAGGTGATCCAACAGTCTAATGTTGACGAGCATCTTTTTCTGCTTCGGTTTACAGCAGTTCCCCCAAAAGCGATCGCAATACTCAATGCACTGCGTCAGCCTGAATCAAGTTAG
- the gatA gene encoding Asp-tRNA(Asn)/Glu-tRNA(Gln) amidotransferase subunit GatA, translated as MASIRELHQQLVKKERSAVEITQEALERIEALEPKLHSFLCVTAERALEQAGAVDAKIAAGEEIGLLAGIPVGIKDNLCTKGIPTTCASRILENFVPPYESTATQKLADAGAVMVGKTNLDEFAMGSSTENSAYQVTANPWNLSRVPGGSSGGSAAAVSSQECVVALGSDTGGSIRQPASFCGVVGMKPTYGLVSRYGLVAYASSLDQIGPFANTVEDAAILLNAIAGHDPKDSTSLKVAIPNYAASFKPDFKPRGQLRIGIVKETFGEGLDSVVEQAVTKAVDVLQSLGAEIHIISCPRFRYGLPTYYIIAPSEASANLARYDGVKYGYRAPDADNLLSMYTRTRATGFGTEVKRRIMIGTYALSAGYYDAYYLKAQKVRTLIKEDFEKAFRVVDVLVCPTSPTTAFKAGEKTTDPLSMYLTDLMTIPVNLAGLPSLSLPCGFDDQGLPIGLQLIGNVLREDQLFQVAYAYEQATTWHLRKPQIS; from the coding sequence ATGGCATCCATCCGCGAGTTGCACCAACAACTAGTTAAAAAAGAACGTTCTGCCGTTGAAATTACCCAAGAAGCTTTAGAGCGCATTGAAGCGTTAGAGCCGAAATTACATAGCTTTTTATGTGTTACCGCAGAACGGGCATTAGAGCAGGCGGGTGCTGTGGATGCCAAAATTGCTGCCGGAGAAGAAATCGGGCTACTAGCAGGCATTCCTGTTGGGATTAAGGACAATTTATGTACTAAGGGAATCCCTACCACTTGCGCCTCCCGAATTTTAGAGAATTTTGTGCCGCCTTATGAATCAACGGCGACGCAAAAGCTGGCAGATGCTGGGGCCGTAATGGTAGGCAAAACCAACTTAGATGAGTTTGCAATGGGTAGTTCCACAGAAAACTCTGCCTACCAAGTCACGGCTAATCCCTGGAATTTGTCACGAGTTCCAGGTGGTTCTTCGGGGGGTTCGGCTGCGGCGGTGTCATCCCAAGAATGTGTAGTTGCTCTCGGTTCTGATACTGGCGGTTCGATTCGGCAACCGGCATCTTTCTGCGGTGTGGTGGGGATGAAACCAACTTATGGTTTGGTTTCTCGTTATGGTTTGGTGGCTTACGCTTCGTCTTTGGATCAAATTGGGCCATTTGCCAACACAGTAGAAGATGCGGCAATATTATTAAATGCGATCGCAGGTCACGATCCCAAAGACTCTACCAGCCTCAAAGTTGCCATTCCCAACTACGCCGCCAGCTTCAAACCAGACTTCAAACCCAGAGGTCAGCTAAGAATTGGGATCGTTAAAGAAACTTTTGGTGAAGGTTTAGACTCTGTAGTGGAACAAGCTGTTACCAAAGCAGTAGATGTATTACAAAGTTTGGGAGCGGAGATTCATATAATTTCCTGTCCGCGCTTTCGTTATGGCTTACCCACCTACTACATCATTGCCCCATCCGAAGCATCAGCAAACTTGGCTCGTTACGATGGCGTTAAATATGGCTACCGCGCTCCTGATGCCGATAACCTACTATCGATGTATACTCGTACCCGTGCCACTGGTTTTGGTACAGAAGTCAAACGTCGGATTATGATCGGCACTTATGCCCTTTCTGCTGGCTATTACGATGCTTATTACCTGAAAGCGCAAAAAGTCCGCACCCTAATTAAAGAAGACTTTGAAAAGGCTTTTCGCGTAGTTGATGTGTTAGTTTGTCCCACATCTCCCACTACAGCATTCAAAGCAGGGGAAAAAACTACTGATCCCTTGAGCATGTATTTAACTGACTTGATGACTATTCCTGTGAATCTTGCTGGTTTACCTAGTTTAAGTTTGCCATGTGGTTTTGATGACCAGGGTTTACCAATAGGATTACAGCTAATTGGCAATGTACTGCGAGAAGACCAATTGTTTCAGGTAGCTTACGCTTATGAACAAGCTACTACTTGGCATCTGCGTAAACCACAAATATCTTGA